In the genome of Populus trichocarpa isolate Nisqually-1 chromosome 6, P.trichocarpa_v4.1, whole genome shotgun sequence, one region contains:
- the LOC18099762 gene encoding uncharacterized protein LOC18099762 isoform X3, whose amino-acid sequence MVIKVDLGCEKCHKKIKKVLCGIPQIQNQTFDKKANTVTITVVCCCPEKIMKKIHCKEVELSSAFRSSLRRILNHHRILNHHRILNHQRILNHYRILNHQRILNYQNHTDAHVVKNAAKAHVVITFVCQQYLHIVMYLVEGQSVIYGEMVVVVAEVGVTMCAEVYMFMKSTTIPRHAESCKGKSSSEDR is encoded by the exons ATGGTGATTAAGGTTGACCTTGGATGCGAAAAATGccacaagaaaatcaagaaagtaCTGTGTGGTATTCCTC AAATTCAGAACCAGACATTTGACAAGAAGGCAAACACAGTAACAATCACTGTGGTGTGTTGCTGTCCTGAAaagatcatgaaaaaaatacactGCAAAGAGGTCGAACTGTCAAGTGCATTCAGATCAAGCCTCCGAAGGATCCTAAACCACCACAGGATCCTAAACCACCACAGGATCCTAAACCACCAAAGGATCCTAAACCACTACAGGATCCTAAACCACCAGAGGATCCTAAACTACCAGAACCACACCGATGCACATGTTGTGAAAAATGCCGCCAAGGCCCATGTTGTCATCACTTTTGTATGCCAACAGTACCTCCATATTGTCATGTACCTTGTAGAAGGTCAGAGTGTGATATATGGGGAGATGGTTGTTGTAGTTGCCGAAGTAGGGGTTACTATGTGTGCAGAAGTTTATATGTTTATGAAGAGTACTACTATCCCCCGACATGCAG
- the LOC18099762 gene encoding uncharacterized protein LOC18099762 isoform X1 gives MVETQVTTMVIKVDLGCEKCHKKIKKVLCGIPQIQNQTFDKKANTVTITVVCCCPEKIMKKIHCKEVELSSAFRSSLRRILNHHRILNHHRILNHQRILNHYRILNHQRILNYQNHTDAHVVKNAAKAHVVITFVCQQYLHIVMYLVEGQSVIYGEMVVVVAEVGVTMCAEVYMFMKSTTIPRHAESCKGKSSSEDR, from the exons ATGGTAGAAACg CAAGTCACAACGATGGTGATTAAGGTTGACCTTGGATGCGAAAAATGccacaagaaaatcaagaaagtaCTGTGTGGTATTCCTC AAATTCAGAACCAGACATTTGACAAGAAGGCAAACACAGTAACAATCACTGTGGTGTGTTGCTGTCCTGAAaagatcatgaaaaaaatacactGCAAAGAGGTCGAACTGTCAAGTGCATTCAGATCAAGCCTCCGAAGGATCCTAAACCACCACAGGATCCTAAACCACCACAGGATCCTAAACCACCAAAGGATCCTAAACCACTACAGGATCCTAAACCACCAGAGGATCCTAAACTACCAGAACCACACCGATGCACATGTTGTGAAAAATGCCGCCAAGGCCCATGTTGTCATCACTTTTGTATGCCAACAGTACCTCCATATTGTCATGTACCTTGTAGAAGGTCAGAGTGTGATATATGGGGAGATGGTTGTTGTAGTTGCCGAAGTAGGGGTTACTATGTGTGCAGAAGTTTATATGTTTATGAAGAGTACTACTATCCCCCGACATGCAG
- the LOC18099762 gene encoding uncharacterized protein LOC18099762 isoform X2 produces MVETQVTTMVIKVDLGCEKCHKKIKKVLCEIQNQTFDKKANTVTITVVCCCPEKIMKKIHCKEVELSSAFRSSLRRILNHHRILNHHRILNHQRILNHYRILNHQRILNYQNHTDAHVVKNAAKAHVVITFVCQQYLHIVMYLVEGQSVIYGEMVVVVAEVGVTMCAEVYMFMKSTTIPRHAESCKGKSSSEDR; encoded by the exons ATGGTAGAAACg CAAGTCACAACGATGGTGATTAAGGTTGACCTTGGATGCGAAAAATGccacaagaaaatcaagaaagtaCTGTGTG AAATTCAGAACCAGACATTTGACAAGAAGGCAAACACAGTAACAATCACTGTGGTGTGTTGCTGTCCTGAAaagatcatgaaaaaaatacactGCAAAGAGGTCGAACTGTCAAGTGCATTCAGATCAAGCCTCCGAAGGATCCTAAACCACCACAGGATCCTAAACCACCACAGGATCCTAAACCACCAAAGGATCCTAAACCACTACAGGATCCTAAACCACCAGAGGATCCTAAACTACCAGAACCACACCGATGCACATGTTGTGAAAAATGCCGCCAAGGCCCATGTTGTCATCACTTTTGTATGCCAACAGTACCTCCATATTGTCATGTACCTTGTAGAAGGTCAGAGTGTGATATATGGGGAGATGGTTGTTGTAGTTGCCGAAGTAGGGGTTACTATGTGTGCAGAAGTTTATATGTTTATGAAGAGTACTACTATCCCCCGACATGCAG
- the LOC127905412 gene encoding pentatricopeptide repeat-containing protein At4g16390, chloroplastic-like, with protein MCADLGHVDKAVEIFEDMKSSGIKPDSWTFSSMITIFSCCGKVSEAENTLNEMFEAGFQPNIFILTSLIQCYGKAQRIDDVVKTFNRIFDWVITPDDRFCGCLLNVMTQTPNEELSKLVKCVERANPKLGYVVKLLVEEQDSEGNFKNEATDLFDSISTEVKKAYCNCLIDLCIKLNMLERSWELLDLGLTLEIYTNIMSRTSTQWSLNLKSLSPGAALTALHIWMNDLSKVLEAGEQLPPLLGMNTGHGKRKYSEKGLANVLESYLKELNSPFHEAPDKVGWFLTTKVAAESWLESRKSTDAVAA; from the coding sequence ATGTGTGCTGATCTTGGCCACGTGGATAAAGCTGTTGAGATTTTTGAGGACATGAAGAGTTCTGGAATCAAGCCTGATAGTTGGACTTTCTCATCCATGATTACCATTTTCTCATGCTGTGGGAAAGTTTCTGAGGCAGAGAATACGTTGAATGAGATGTTCGAAGCAGGCTTTCAgccaaatatttttatcttgacaTCACTTATCCAGTGCTATGGAAAAGCCCAACGCATTGATGATGTTGTGAAGACATTTAACCGAATTTTTGATTGGGTTATAACTCCAGATGATCGGTTCTGTGGCTGTCTTCTGAATGTGATGACTCAAACACCAAATGAAGAGCTCAGCAAGCTTGTTAAATGTGTTGAGAGGGCTAATCCGAAGCTTGGTTATGTGGTTAAACTTTTGGTAGAGGAGCAAGACAGTGAGGGGAATTTTAAGAACGAAGCTACTGACCTGTTTGATAGTATTAGCACTGAAGTAAAGAAAGCTTACTGCAATTGCTTAATTGACCTCTGTATCAAGCTCAATATGTTGGAGAGATCTTGGGAGTTGCTTGACCTTGGATTGACACTTGAAATTTACACCAATATAATGTCCAGAACTTCAACCCAGTGGTCCCTAAATCTAAAGAGTCTCTCCCCCGGGGCAGCTCTGACAGCATTACATATTTGGATGAATGACTTGTCCAAGGTACTGGAGGCAGGGGAGCAACTTCCACCATTGCTTGGAATGAATACTGGGCATGGGAAACGTAAGTATTCTGAGAAAGGTTTAGCCAATGTGTTGGAGTCATATTTGAAGGAACTAAATTCTCCATTTCATGAGGCTCCTGATAAGGTTGGCTGGTTCTTAACTACGAAGGTTGCAGCTGAGTCATGGTTGGAATCTAGAAAATCAACTGACGCAGTAGCTGCTTAG
- the LOC127905413 gene encoding pentatricopeptide repeat-containing protein At4g16390, chloroplastic-like, whose product MSRGSTNNKIGKGLVTAAVKLNTLWGCVAEIETELILDVLLKWPVRRPLPRTSRPSGLLPMTLLPVPGSRGMKTTKIRHVLAAVLVVVGAPVATRTTSVTAKIEVVLLLGKMSIGQWSAKYLNSCSPNKDDVLDVLSEFDEVVVYNVTLKVFRKARDLDKAEKLFDEMLERGVKPDNFTFSTIISCARLCNLADKAVEWFEKMPSFGLEPDDVTFSTMIDSYGRAGNVEKALSLYDRARTGEWRLDATPFSTLIRIYKVARNFDGCLNFYEEMKALGVKPNLVIYKILLDDMGRAKRPWQVKKFYQDIIDNGLSPSFVTYAALLHAYGRARYGDDAFKIYREMKEKGFGIECSSL is encoded by the exons ATGAGCAGAGGCAGTACCAACAACAAGATAGGCAAAGGGCTGGTGACCGCTGCTGTGAAACTAAACACGTTGTGGGGTTGTGTGGCTGAAATAGAAACAGAGCTGATACTTGACGTTCTGCTTAAATGGCCGGTGAGGAGACCACTGCCCAGAACCAGCAGGCCGTCTGGTTTGCTACCAATGACCCTACTTCCAGTCCCTGGGAGCAGAGGAATGAAAACCACAAAAATCAGACATGTGTTGGCCGCTGTACTTGTTGTCGTTGGAGCGCCAGTTGCCACGAGAACCACTTCTGTTACGGCTAAAATTGAGGTTGTGCTGCTGCTGGGTAAGATGAGCATAGGGCAGTGGAGTG CGAAGTATCTGAATTCTTGTAGCCCAAATAAAGATGATGTCCTTGATGTTTTGAGTGAATTTGATG AGGTTGTTGTTTACAATGTGACTTTGAAAGTTTTTAGGAAAGCAAGAGATTTGGATAAAGCCGAGAAGTTGTTCGATGAGATGCTTGAGAGAGGTGTTAAGCCTGATAATTTTACGTTTTCGACAATAATTAGTTGTGCTAGGTTGTGTAATTTAGCTGATAAGGCAGTTGAGTGGTTTGAGAAAATGCCGAGTTTTGGGCTTGAACCTGACGATGTTACCTTTTCGACTATGATTGATTCGTATGGGCGGGCTGGTAATGTTGAAAAGGCATTGAGCTTGTATGACCGTGCTAGAACGGGGGAGTGGCGGCTAGATGCAACGCCGTTCTCTACATTGATTAGGATTTATAAGGTTGCTAGGAATTTTGATGGgtgtttgaatttttatgaagaaatgAAGGCTTTAGGTGTTAAGCCAAACCTGGTCATATACAAAATTTTGTTAGATGACATGGGAAGAGCCAAGAGGCCTTGGCAGGTGAAGAAATTCTATCAGGATATAATTGACAATGGGTTGTCACCAAGTTTTGTGACATATGCAGCTCTTCTGCATGCGTATGGTAGAGCTCGTTATGGAGACGATGCGTTTAAAATTTATAGGGAAATGAAGGAAAAGGGGTTTGGGATTGAATGTAGTTCTTTATAA